Proteins encoded in a region of the Thermotoga sp. KOL6 genome:
- a CDS encoding Xaa-Pro peptidase family protein gives MERIEKVTELINEKGADAFLVVNIENSSRASSFYFSGFTGSFSIILISENAKILITDPRYTSQAKQETDFEVREVRNGDFVEVLKTVVSDLNLKTIALEEERLSLALFRRISTALGKRKFVGFDEEVKRLRMIKDENEIEAIKQAIEISERAFLETVQQIKAGMTEKEIAALLEYNMRREGAEGTAFDTIVASGWRSALPHGKASEKVVERGDVIVVDFGAVYENYCADITRVVCIGEPSDRVREIHEIVLEAQERALKNAKAGLTGKQLDSIARDYISEKGYGEFFGHSLGHGIGLEVHEGPVVSFRNDSPLPENAVVTIEPGIYLEGEFGIRIEEDVVLKEQGCEILTTLPRSIFVV, from the coding sequence ATGGAGCGAATTGAGAAAGTAACGGAGCTAATCAATGAAAAGGGTGCAGACGCTTTTCTCGTGGTGAACATTGAAAACTCTTCGAGAGCTTCTTCGTTCTATTTTTCAGGATTTACCGGTTCTTTCTCAATCATTCTCATTTCTGAGAACGCTAAGATTCTTATCACCGACCCGAGATACACCAGCCAGGCTAAACAGGAAACCGATTTTGAAGTGAGGGAGGTAAGAAACGGTGATTTTGTCGAGGTTTTAAAGACCGTGGTAAGCGATCTTAATTTGAAAACAATCGCTCTCGAAGAGGAAAGACTATCTTTGGCTTTGTTTAGGAGGATTTCAACTGCTCTCGGAAAGAGAAAGTTTGTCGGTTTTGACGAGGAAGTAAAACGTTTGAGGATGATAAAAGATGAAAATGAAATCGAGGCGATAAAACAAGCCATAGAGATCTCTGAAAGGGCATTTCTTGAAACTGTTCAGCAGATAAAAGCGGGTATGACGGAAAAGGAAATAGCCGCTCTTCTCGAATACAATATGAGAAGAGAGGGAGCCGAAGGGACGGCTTTTGATACAATAGTAGCTTCTGGTTGGCGATCTGCACTTCCCCATGGGAAAGCATCAGAGAAAGTTGTGGAGAGGGGAGACGTGATTGTTGTGGATTTCGGAGCAGTCTATGAAAACTACTGTGCGGACATCACTCGTGTTGTTTGTATTGGTGAACCTTCTGACCGCGTAAGAGAAATACATGAAATCGTTCTGGAGGCACAGGAAAGGGCTCTCAAAAACGCCAAAGCAGGTTTGACGGGAAAGCAGCTCGATTCTATAGCGAGAGATTACATATCGGAGAAAGGATATGGAGAGTTCTTCGGACACAGTTTAGGGCACGGAATAGGTCTTGAGGTTCATGAAGGTCCTGTGGTGAGCTTTAGGAATGACTCTCCTCTTCCTGAAAATGCTGTTGTCACGATAGAGCCTGGAATTTATCTGGAAGGTGAATTTGGAATTAGGATAGAAGAGGATGTGGTTTTGAAAGAGCAAGGATGTGAAATACTCACCACACTACCAAGATCTATTTTCGTTGTCTGA
- the folE2 gene encoding GTP cyclohydrolase FolE2 — MRDVQNEKDHRMVPLKKVGIKDLNWPLKVLLKNNGYQSTVAHINCSVDLHREKRGIHMSRFIEVLNKMEMITPHVFEEILDDLIVTMEAKRAHLEIHFPYFVWKESPVTRKMSPLKVDCFVEAERSKTFSFKIGVKVPVHTLCPCSKEISDHGAHNQRAFVEIQVKTKKFIWFEDLVEIAERNASSPLYTLLKRPDEKFVTERAYENPKFVEDVARDVALELERDNRIAWYRVYVESMESIHNHNAFACVEKGDFILEG, encoded by the coding sequence TTGAGAGATGTTCAAAACGAAAAGGATCATAGAATGGTTCCTCTGAAAAAAGTGGGAATAAAAGATCTGAACTGGCCTTTAAAAGTTTTACTCAAAAACAACGGTTATCAATCTACAGTTGCTCACATAAATTGTTCAGTTGATCTTCACAGAGAAAAAAGAGGAATACACATGAGCAGATTTATAGAAGTTCTGAATAAGATGGAAATGATAACTCCTCATGTTTTCGAAGAAATATTGGACGACCTCATAGTAACAATGGAGGCAAAGAGAGCTCACTTGGAGATTCACTTCCCGTACTTCGTGTGGAAAGAATCCCCTGTTACTCGTAAAATGTCACCTTTGAAAGTAGATTGTTTTGTGGAAGCTGAAAGAAGCAAAACCTTTTCTTTCAAAATAGGAGTAAAAGTTCCTGTACACACTCTTTGCCCGTGCTCTAAAGAAATAAGTGATCACGGTGCTCACAACCAAAGGGCTTTCGTTGAAATACAGGTGAAAACGAAAAAATTCATATGGTTCGAAGATCTGGTGGAAATAGCCGAGAGAAATGCGAGCTCACCATTGTATACTCTTCTCAAAAGGCCTGATGAAAAGTTCGTTACGGAACGAGCTTATGAAAACCCAAAGTTCGTTGAAGACGTGGCGAGGGATGTTGCTCTGGAACTGGAAAGGGACAACAGAATCGCTTGGTACAGGGTGTACGTAGAGAGTATGGAGAGCATTCACAACCACAATGCCTTCGCATGTGTAGAAAAAGGTGATTTCATTCTGGAGGGATGA
- a CDS encoding ABC transporter ATP-binding protein has translation MSPEKFLLMYAKRYWYLFLVGTLLSLILTILEVLPPRLMKTAIDAFLTGRGLSSADRFHGVVSIALAILGIRALSFLFGFASSYVTGYAGAKIVFLMRKDVFSHVISLPYSFFTRTPSGTITTRIVNDTQNIQEFFSSVVTSVIMDVLLLGAVIFSLVQISKELFGHVYYLLPLVAVSILLFRYFDRKAYRKVRTNLARLNAFLAEHIAGVSIIKILNLEKYKEKEFSKVSSDYYKSLMEQLYVFGIFRPLMDFLYFLGVSLIIWYGAKYVTNKTLGFGVLYAFVSYLDMFFRPLRDLSEKYDIIQNSMASSEKIVNLLKEKREFIGNPDGPRRIFKGFLRFENVWFSYNGNDWILRDVNLDFHPGKLYAIVGETGAGKSTLMSLINGLYVPQRGTIYIDNIPLLEYNLRFARKQIAAVPQDVLLFSGTILDNIRLFDETISENQVLEALERVHALDIIERLPGGIYYEIVERGTTLSAGERQLIALARAVLFDAKIFILDEATSNVDVITEMRIQESLRELSRERTVIMIAHRLSTVKDADEIVVVHEGRVVERGRHSDLLKKKGVYYKLYQIQFESV, from the coding sequence TTGAGTCCTGAGAAGTTTCTGTTGATGTATGCCAAAAGGTATTGGTATCTTTTTCTTGTAGGCACATTACTTTCCTTGATTCTTACGATACTGGAAGTACTACCGCCTCGCCTTATGAAGACGGCAATTGATGCTTTCCTCACGGGACGGGGGTTATCATCAGCCGATCGTTTCCACGGAGTTGTCTCGATAGCTCTTGCTATACTCGGAATACGGGCTCTTTCTTTCCTTTTTGGATTCGCTAGTAGCTATGTAACAGGTTATGCAGGAGCAAAGATAGTCTTTCTCATGAGAAAAGATGTGTTTTCCCATGTCATTTCTCTTCCATATTCTTTTTTCACAAGAACGCCTTCTGGGACCATCACGACGAGAATAGTCAATGACACTCAGAACATTCAAGAATTTTTCTCTTCTGTTGTTACAAGTGTGATAATGGACGTCCTTCTTTTGGGAGCAGTGATCTTTTCGTTAGTTCAAATCAGTAAAGAACTTTTCGGTCATGTTTACTATCTTCTTCCACTCGTGGCGGTTTCCATTCTGCTTTTCCGATACTTCGACAGGAAAGCTTACAGGAAAGTCAGAACCAACCTTGCTCGGCTCAATGCATTCTTGGCGGAACACATAGCTGGTGTGAGTATCATCAAGATCCTGAATCTTGAGAAATACAAAGAGAAAGAGTTTTCAAAGGTTTCATCCGACTACTACAAATCTTTGATGGAACAACTATATGTTTTTGGTATTTTCAGACCGCTAATGGATTTTCTTTACTTCTTGGGTGTCAGCCTCATTATATGGTACGGCGCGAAGTATGTAACGAACAAAACACTTGGTTTTGGAGTTCTCTACGCTTTTGTGTCCTATCTTGACATGTTCTTCAGACCCTTGAGAGATCTTTCTGAAAAGTACGATATAATCCAGAACTCCATGGCTTCTTCCGAGAAAATAGTGAATCTTTTGAAAGAAAAGAGAGAGTTCATTGGGAATCCAGATGGGCCGCGTCGGATTTTTAAGGGTTTTCTACGTTTCGAAAATGTTTGGTTCTCCTACAATGGAAATGATTGGATTCTGAGAGATGTGAATCTGGACTTTCACCCTGGAAAGCTTTATGCAATAGTTGGAGAAACAGGTGCCGGGAAATCTACGTTGATGAGTCTTATCAACGGTCTTTACGTGCCGCAGAGAGGAACCATATACATCGACAATATTCCTCTGCTCGAATACAACCTGAGATTCGCCAGAAAGCAGATAGCTGCTGTCCCTCAAGATGTTCTACTTTTCAGCGGTACGATTTTGGATAACATACGTCTCTTCGATGAAACAATTTCGGAGAACCAGGTTCTGGAGGCCTTAGAGAGAGTTCATGCATTGGACATAATAGAAAGATTGCCAGGTGGTATATATTACGAGATTGTGGAAAGAGGAACCACGCTTTCCGCAGGAGAAAGACAACTTATCGCTCTCGCCCGGGCGGTCTTATTCGATGCTAAAATTTTCATCCTTGATGAGGCAACCAGCAATGTGGACGTGATAACGGAAATGAGAATTCAGGAATCTCTGAGGGAACTTTCGCGCGAAAGAACGGTGATAATGATCGCTCACAGGCTTTCTACTGTAAAAGACGCAGACGAAATAGTAGTGGTTCATGAGGGGAGAGTTGTAGAAAGAGGAAGGCACTCTGATCTCCTCAAAAAGAAAGGTGTGTACTACAAGCTTTACCAAATTCAATTTGAGAGTGTTTGA
- the queD gene encoding 6-carboxytetrahydropterin synthase QueD encodes MILVKRFSFEAAHNLTKYHGKCEKLHGHTYRLAVKVEGPLNEEKMVIDFSELKKIVEERVIKKLDHTYLNELFEQPTTENVAIWIWKQLSKPLESRGVHLLEIELWETETSGVIYRGEED; translated from the coding sequence ATGATATTGGTGAAGAGATTTTCTTTCGAAGCAGCGCACAACCTGACTAAATACCACGGAAAGTGTGAAAAATTGCATGGACACACTTACAGGTTGGCGGTCAAAGTAGAAGGTCCTTTGAACGAAGAGAAAATGGTCATAGATTTTTCAGAGCTGAAAAAAATCGTAGAAGAGAGAGTGATAAAGAAATTGGATCATACATATCTGAATGAACTTTTTGAGCAGCCAACAACGGAAAACGTGGCGATATGGATCTGGAAGCAACTCTCTAAACCGCTTGAAAGCCGTGGAGTACATCTTCTGGAAATAGAACTCTGGGAAACGGAGACAAGCGGGGTAATATACAGAGGTGAGGAAGATTGA
- the folP gene encoding dihydropteroate synthase: MIYRTPWDREIVFDRTMIMGIINVTPDSFFADSRKQSVPEAVKTAEKMIEEGVDIIDVGGMSTRPGSDPVDEEEEMRRVIPVIKAIRAVTNIPISVDTYRWKVALKAIEAGADIVNDISGYQFDPEIIKVVSENNVPYVLMHIKGTPKTMQENPFYENVIREIKEYFRTKINDLVSKNVKQIILDPGIGFGKRYEDNLEILRKIDSFKEFGFPLLVGASRKSFIGLALGNVPPSERLEGTLAVTAYCVMKGVNIVRVHDVLANKRVIKMMEAILWQG, from the coding sequence GTGATCTACAGAACTCCGTGGGACAGAGAGATCGTATTCGACAGAACCATGATAATGGGAATCATTAACGTGACACCCGATTCATTCTTTGCGGATTCGAGGAAACAGAGCGTGCCTGAAGCAGTCAAAACCGCTGAGAAAATGATAGAAGAAGGTGTTGACATAATAGACGTGGGTGGTATGTCCACCCGCCCTGGATCGGATCCAGTGGATGAAGAGGAAGAGATGAGGAGAGTAATTCCCGTGATAAAAGCTATTAGAGCTGTAACAAACATTCCTATATCTGTGGACACCTACAGATGGAAAGTCGCATTGAAAGCTATAGAAGCTGGAGCAGATATCGTTAACGACATCAGCGGTTACCAGTTCGATCCCGAAATCATTAAAGTTGTCTCGGAAAACAATGTTCCTTACGTGTTAATGCACATCAAAGGAACTCCCAAGACCATGCAAGAAAATCCATTTTACGAAAATGTGATAAGAGAAATAAAGGAATATTTTCGTACCAAAATAAACGACCTCGTATCGAAAAATGTCAAGCAGATTATCTTGGATCCAGGAATTGGATTCGGTAAAAGATACGAAGACAACCTCGAAATCCTCAGAAAAATAGACAGTTTTAAAGAATTTGGATTCCCACTGCTTGTTGGTGCTTCAAGAAAATCTTTCATAGGTCTCGCTCTTGGTAATGTTCCACCATCAGAGAGATTAGAAGGCACACTAGCTGTTACAGCGTATTGTGTAATGAAGGGTGTTAACATAGTGAGAGTACACGACGTTTTGGCAAACAAAAGGGTAATCAAAATGATGGAGGCGATACTCTGGCAAGGGTAG
- the folK gene encoding 2-amino-4-hydroxy-6-hydroxymethyldihydropteridine diphosphokinase, with protein MIALGSNLGNRKANIETAIEKMKEKGLSIEKISTIVETEPYGYVNQPKFLNAVCLANTSLSPRGLLETLLSIEKEMGRKRTRKWGPRIIDLDIIFYNELVVREKDLVIPHPDAHNRFFVLEPLCEIAPNFVHPVFKKTVRELLDDLRQRK; from the coding sequence GTGATAGCGCTAGGAAGCAATCTTGGAAATAGAAAAGCGAACATAGAAACCGCTATCGAAAAAATGAAAGAAAAAGGTCTCTCGATAGAAAAGATCTCAACAATAGTAGAGACGGAACCTTACGGTTATGTAAACCAGCCAAAGTTTTTGAACGCTGTTTGTCTTGCAAATACGTCTCTATCCCCCAGAGGTCTTCTAGAAACACTCTTGAGCATAGAAAAAGAGATGGGAAGAAAGAGGACAAGAAAGTGGGGACCCAGAATTATAGACCTAGACATTATATTCTACAATGAACTCGTTGTTAGGGAAAAAGACTTGGTCATACCACATCCTGATGCCCACAACAGGTTTTTCGTGTTGGAACCCCTGTGTGAAATAGCTCCAAATTTTGTACACCCTGTTTTTAAAAAAACAGTGCGAGAGCTTTTGGACGATCTCAGACAACGAAAATAG